The following are from one region of the Capsicum annuum cultivar UCD-10X-F1 chromosome 1, UCD10Xv1.1, whole genome shotgun sequence genome:
- the LOC107854966 gene encoding copper methylamine oxidase isoform X1, which produces MATTTTQKVKKSAFATCCPSTSILRREATAATAVVGDGLQKWTIIPSLDDNKQKKTSSALASLANNTEPLSSNTSIKGIQIMPRAQTCHPLDPLSAAEISVAVATVRAAGETPEVRDGMRFIEVVLLEPDKSVVALADAYFFPPFQSSLMPKTKGGSLIPTKLPPRRSRLIIYNKKTNETSIWIVELTEVHAAARGGHHRGKVISSNVVPDVQPPIDAQEYAECEAVVKNYPPFREAMKRRGIDDMDLVMVDPWCVGYHSEADAPSCRLAKPLVFCRTESDCPMENGYARPVEGIYVLVDVQNMQIIEFEDRKLVPLPPVDPLRNYTAGETRGGVDRSDVKPLHIIQPEGPSFRISGNYVEWQKWNFRIGFTPREGLVIHSVAYLDGSRGRRPIAHRLSFVEMVVPYGDPNDPHYRKNAFDAGEDGLGKNAHSLKRGCDCLGYIKYFDAHFTNFMGGVETTENCVCLHEEDHGILWKHQDWRTGLTEVRRSRRLTVSFVCTVANYEYAFYWHFYQDGKIEAEVKLTGILSLGALQPGESRKYGTTIAPGLYAPVHQHFFVARMNMAVDCKPAEAHNQVVEVNVEVEEPGKENVHNNAFYAQETLLRSELQAMRDCDPFSARHWIVRNTRTVNRTGQLTGYKLVPGPNCLPLAGPEAKFLRRAAFLKHNLWVTQYAPGEDFPGGEFPNQNPRAGEGLASWVKQDRPLEESDVVLWYIFGITHIPRLEDWPVMPVEHIGFMLQPHGFFNCSPAVDVPPPLGCDLESRDSDVTENSVAKHTPTGLMAKL; this is translated from the exons ATGGCCACTACTACTacacaaaaagtgaaaaaatctGCTTTTGCTACTTGTTGTCCTTCCACTTCCATCCTCCGTCGTGAGGCGACAGCAGCTACTGCTGTCGTAGGTGACGGTCTACAGAAGTGGACCATCATCCCATCCTTGGATGATAATAAGCAGAAGAAAACGTCATCAGCTCTAGCGTCATTGGCAAACAATACTGAACCTCTTTCCTCCAATacctcaatcaaag GTATCCAAATCATGCCAAGGGCTCAGACCTGCCATCCGTTGGACCCTTTATCTGCTGCTGAGATCTCTGTGGCTGTGGCAACTGTTAGAGCTGCCGGTGAAACACCTGAG gTCAGAGATGGGATGCGATTTATTGAGGTGGTTCTGTTGGAACCAGATAAAAGTGTTGTTGCTTTGGCGGATGCATATTTCTTCCCACCTTTCCAATCATCATTGATGCCCAAAACCAAAGGAGGATCTCTGATTCCGACTAAGCTTCCTCCAAGGAGATCTAGACTTATCATTTACAATAAGAAAACAAATGAGACAAGCATATGGATTGTTGAGCTAACTGAAGTACATGCTGCTGCTCGAGGTGGACATCACAGAGGAAAAGTTATCTCATCTAATGTTGTCCCGGATGTTCAGCCACCCATA GATGCTCAAGAATATGCTGAATGTGAAGCTGTGGTGAAAAATTATCCTCCCTTTAGAGAAGCAATGAAGAGAAGGGGTATTGATGACATGGATCTCGTGATGGTTGATCCTTG GTGTGTTGGTTATCATAGTGAGGCAGATGCTCCTAGCTGCAGGCTTGCAAAACCACTAGTATTCTGCAGAACAGAGAGTGATTGTCCAATGGAAAATGGATATGCAAGACCAGTTGAAGGAATATATGTGCTTGTTGACGTGCAAAACATGCAGATTATAGAATTTGAAGATCGAAAACTTGTCCCGTTACCTCCAGTTGATCCACTGAGGAATTATACAGCTGGTGAGACAAGAGGAGGGGTTGACAGAAGTGATGTGAAACCCCTGCATATTATTCAGCCCGAGGGTCCAAGCTTTCGCATCAGTGGGAACTATGTAGAATGGCAAAAG TGGAACTTTCGGATAGGTTTTACCCCTAGAGAGGGTTTAGTTATACACTCTGTTGCATATCTTGATGGTAGCAGAGGTCGTAGACCCATAGCACATAGATTGAGTTTTGTGGAGATGGTTGTCCCCTACGGCGATCCAAATGATCCACATTATAGAAAGAATGCATTTGATGCAGGAGAAGATGGCCTGGGAAAGAATGCTCATTCACTGAAGAGG GGATGTGATTGTTTAGGATACATCAAGTACTTTGATGCACATTTTACAAATTTCATGGGAGGAGTTGAAACAACAGAAAATTGTGTATGCTTGCATGAAGAAGATCATGGGATTCTTTGGAAGCATCAAGATTGGAGAACTGGCCTTACTGAAGTTAGACGGTCTAGACGACTGACAGTGTCTTTTGTTTGTACAGTGGCCAATTATGAATATGCATTCTACTGGCACTTTTACCAG GATGGTAAAATTGAAGCAGAAGTTAAACTCACGGGAATTCTTAGTTTAGGAGCATTGCAACCTGGAGAATCTCGCAAATATGGCACCACAATTGCACCAGGGTTGTATGCACCAGTTCATCAACATTTCTTTGTTGCACGAATGAATATGGCAGTTGATTGTAAGCCAGCAGAAGCACATAATCAG GTTGTTGAAGTAAATGTCGAAGTTGAAGAACCAGGGAAGGAAAATGTTCACAATAATGCAttctatgctcaagaaacatTGCTTAGGTCTGAATTGCAAGCAATGCGCGACTGTGATCCATTCTCTGCTCGTCATTGGATA GTTAGAAACACCAGAACAGTTAATAGAACTGGACAGCTAACAGGATACAAGCTGGTACCTGGTCCAAACTGTTTGCCATTGGCTGGTCCTGAGGCAAAATTTTTAAGAAGGGCTGCATTTCTGAAGCACAATCTATGGGTTACACAATATGCACCTGGAGAAGATTTTCCAGGAGGAGAGTTCCCTAATCAAAATCCCCGTGCTGGCGAAGGATTAGCTTCTTGGGTCAAGCAAGACCGTCCTCTGGAAGAAAGTGATGTTGTTCTCTG GTACATTTTTGGAATCACGCACATTCCTCGCTTGGAAGACTGGCCTGTTATGCCAGTGGAACACATTGGTTTTATGCTTCAG CCACATGGATTCTTTAACTGCTCTCCAGCCGTTGATGTCCCTCCGCCTCTTGGATGTGACTTAGAAAGCAGAGACAGTGATGTCACAGAAAATAGTGTAGCAAAGCACACTCCCACTGGTTTGATGGCTaagctttga
- the LOC107854966 gene encoding copper methylamine oxidase isoform X2, translated as MYIFIFKGGIQIMPRAQTCHPLDPLSAAEISVAVATVRAAGETPEVRDGMRFIEVVLLEPDKSVVALADAYFFPPFQSSLMPKTKGGSLIPTKLPPRRSRLIIYNKKTNETSIWIVELTEVHAAARGGHHRGKVISSNVVPDVQPPIDAQEYAECEAVVKNYPPFREAMKRRGIDDMDLVMVDPWCVGYHSEADAPSCRLAKPLVFCRTESDCPMENGYARPVEGIYVLVDVQNMQIIEFEDRKLVPLPPVDPLRNYTAGETRGGVDRSDVKPLHIIQPEGPSFRISGNYVEWQKWNFRIGFTPREGLVIHSVAYLDGSRGRRPIAHRLSFVEMVVPYGDPNDPHYRKNAFDAGEDGLGKNAHSLKRGCDCLGYIKYFDAHFTNFMGGVETTENCVCLHEEDHGILWKHQDWRTGLTEVRRSRRLTVSFVCTVANYEYAFYWHFYQDGKIEAEVKLTGILSLGALQPGESRKYGTTIAPGLYAPVHQHFFVARMNMAVDCKPAEAHNQVVEVNVEVEEPGKENVHNNAFYAQETLLRSELQAMRDCDPFSARHWIVRNTRTVNRTGQLTGYKLVPGPNCLPLAGPEAKFLRRAAFLKHNLWVTQYAPGEDFPGGEFPNQNPRAGEGLASWVKQDRPLEESDVVLWYIFGITHIPRLEDWPVMPVEHIGFMLQPHGFFNCSPAVDVPPPLGCDLESRDSDVTENSVAKHTPTGLMAKL; from the exons ATGTACATTTTCATCTTCAAAGGAG GTATCCAAATCATGCCAAGGGCTCAGACCTGCCATCCGTTGGACCCTTTATCTGCTGCTGAGATCTCTGTGGCTGTGGCAACTGTTAGAGCTGCCGGTGAAACACCTGAG gTCAGAGATGGGATGCGATTTATTGAGGTGGTTCTGTTGGAACCAGATAAAAGTGTTGTTGCTTTGGCGGATGCATATTTCTTCCCACCTTTCCAATCATCATTGATGCCCAAAACCAAAGGAGGATCTCTGATTCCGACTAAGCTTCCTCCAAGGAGATCTAGACTTATCATTTACAATAAGAAAACAAATGAGACAAGCATATGGATTGTTGAGCTAACTGAAGTACATGCTGCTGCTCGAGGTGGACATCACAGAGGAAAAGTTATCTCATCTAATGTTGTCCCGGATGTTCAGCCACCCATA GATGCTCAAGAATATGCTGAATGTGAAGCTGTGGTGAAAAATTATCCTCCCTTTAGAGAAGCAATGAAGAGAAGGGGTATTGATGACATGGATCTCGTGATGGTTGATCCTTG GTGTGTTGGTTATCATAGTGAGGCAGATGCTCCTAGCTGCAGGCTTGCAAAACCACTAGTATTCTGCAGAACAGAGAGTGATTGTCCAATGGAAAATGGATATGCAAGACCAGTTGAAGGAATATATGTGCTTGTTGACGTGCAAAACATGCAGATTATAGAATTTGAAGATCGAAAACTTGTCCCGTTACCTCCAGTTGATCCACTGAGGAATTATACAGCTGGTGAGACAAGAGGAGGGGTTGACAGAAGTGATGTGAAACCCCTGCATATTATTCAGCCCGAGGGTCCAAGCTTTCGCATCAGTGGGAACTATGTAGAATGGCAAAAG TGGAACTTTCGGATAGGTTTTACCCCTAGAGAGGGTTTAGTTATACACTCTGTTGCATATCTTGATGGTAGCAGAGGTCGTAGACCCATAGCACATAGATTGAGTTTTGTGGAGATGGTTGTCCCCTACGGCGATCCAAATGATCCACATTATAGAAAGAATGCATTTGATGCAGGAGAAGATGGCCTGGGAAAGAATGCTCATTCACTGAAGAGG GGATGTGATTGTTTAGGATACATCAAGTACTTTGATGCACATTTTACAAATTTCATGGGAGGAGTTGAAACAACAGAAAATTGTGTATGCTTGCATGAAGAAGATCATGGGATTCTTTGGAAGCATCAAGATTGGAGAACTGGCCTTACTGAAGTTAGACGGTCTAGACGACTGACAGTGTCTTTTGTTTGTACAGTGGCCAATTATGAATATGCATTCTACTGGCACTTTTACCAG GATGGTAAAATTGAAGCAGAAGTTAAACTCACGGGAATTCTTAGTTTAGGAGCATTGCAACCTGGAGAATCTCGCAAATATGGCACCACAATTGCACCAGGGTTGTATGCACCAGTTCATCAACATTTCTTTGTTGCACGAATGAATATGGCAGTTGATTGTAAGCCAGCAGAAGCACATAATCAG GTTGTTGAAGTAAATGTCGAAGTTGAAGAACCAGGGAAGGAAAATGTTCACAATAATGCAttctatgctcaagaaacatTGCTTAGGTCTGAATTGCAAGCAATGCGCGACTGTGATCCATTCTCTGCTCGTCATTGGATA GTTAGAAACACCAGAACAGTTAATAGAACTGGACAGCTAACAGGATACAAGCTGGTACCTGGTCCAAACTGTTTGCCATTGGCTGGTCCTGAGGCAAAATTTTTAAGAAGGGCTGCATTTCTGAAGCACAATCTATGGGTTACACAATATGCACCTGGAGAAGATTTTCCAGGAGGAGAGTTCCCTAATCAAAATCCCCGTGCTGGCGAAGGATTAGCTTCTTGGGTCAAGCAAGACCGTCCTCTGGAAGAAAGTGATGTTGTTCTCTG GTACATTTTTGGAATCACGCACATTCCTCGCTTGGAAGACTGGCCTGTTATGCCAGTGGAACACATTGGTTTTATGCTTCAG CCACATGGATTCTTTAACTGCTCTCCAGCCGTTGATGTCCCTCCGCCTCTTGGATGTGACTTAGAAAGCAGAGACAGTGATGTCACAGAAAATAGTGTAGCAAAGCACACTCCCACTGGTTTGATGGCTaagctttga